A single region of the Coregonus clupeaformis isolate EN_2021a unplaced genomic scaffold, ASM2061545v1 scaf2704, whole genome shotgun sequence genome encodes:
- the LOC123489042 gene encoding RNA guanine-N7 methyltransferase activating subunit-like translates to MADGPETPPNYEEQFAHRFSLEDPEYQQYVCRPANPPPLVEDWRGRGGGHNQGRDNRYQDRGGYRGRGWGGRGGDRGWGGDRGWGGDRDRDRGGDRDRGGDRDRGGDRDRRYGQGGGGGGGHQSGRYNSYNQRPSHQDHY, encoded by the exons ATGGCAGATGGTCCAGAAACGCCGCCTAACTATGAGGAGCAGTTTGCCCACCGGTTTTCTCTCGAGGACCCAGAGTACCAGCAGTACGTGTGTCGCCCCGCCAACCCCCCGCCGCTGGTAGAGGACTGGAGGGGGCGTGGAGGTGGACACAACCAGGGCAGAGACAAcag ATACCAGGACCGTGGCGGGTACAGGGGCCGAGgctggggaggaaggggaggggacaggggttGGGGTGGGGACAGGGGTTGGGggggagacagggacagggaccggGGGGGGGACAGGGACCGGGGGGGAGACAGGGACCGGGGGGGAGACAGGGACAGGCGTTATGgccagggtggtggtggtggtggtgggcatCAGTCTGGACGATACAACTCCTACAACCAGAGACCATCACATCAGGACCACTACTGA